In one Amaranthus tricolor cultivar Red isolate AtriRed21 chromosome 8, ASM2621246v1, whole genome shotgun sequence genomic region, the following are encoded:
- the LOC130821181 gene encoding uncharacterized protein LOC130821181, whose product MFRNKEGSHSQSAMPEFSTPLSLRLLVFFYSLSLHSITGLSDDMPSSKDDSGNGSSKTSSGFGTKVAIVCLAVVVVVLFSIFLFKIWQKKKREEQYARLLKLFEEDDELEVELGLRD is encoded by the exons atgttTAGAAACAAGGAAGGAAGCCATAGCCAATCAGCCATGCCTGAGTTTTCTACTCCGCTATCGCTTCGCCTTCTCGTGTTCTTCTATTCTTTATCTCTTCACTCTATTACAG GCTTATCTGATGATATGCCAAGTTCCAAAGATGACAGTGGGAATGGTTCGTCGAAAACGAGTAGTGGTTTTGGGACCAAGGTTGCTATTGTATGCCTTGCTGTTGTAGTTGTAGTACTTTTTTCTATCTTCCTTTTCAAGATATGGCAAAAAAAGAAACGAGAAGAACAATATGCGCGTCTTCTAAAGTTGTTTGAAGAGGATGATGAGCTTGAGGTGGAACTGGGTCTAAGAGATTAA
- the LOC130821182 gene encoding putative pentatricopeptide repeat-containing protein At5g59900, whose protein sequence is MATITTAPRSRRLPTFHICRKLFSTTQALNNGENQEENGAEIESAMVNDLTSILREKPQNSWKNAIDKFSLNGNLKLQPRHVEKLLLQNLDNPRLALRFFNFLGLHYNFSHSIASFCILVHALVNSNLFWPASSLLQTLINQHHRHYLDPTQIFYEFSRVFKDFGFSSFMGFDLLIQNYVNSKRVLDGVVILKLMVGNGFVPEVRTLSALFHALVGIRRFRVAIELFDKIFNDFDCIRPDVYVYTAIIRSLCECRELDSAIETVRHMEVSGCELSVVPYNVLIRGLCKKNRVCEGIEIKCSLGQKGLSADVVTYCTLLLGLCHGGEFLRAVDMTREMVELGFVPSEGVVSVIIEGLRKKGKIDDAFNLVNELAGLAVVPNVIVYTALINSLWRDGKLEQAESLFQSMEQRGLAPNEVTFLAMIDSFCKQGRLDDALSLLTKMSDSKVKVTDYAYNSLIHGHCKFGKLNIAEFLYKEMMSKKLAPTVVTYTSLINGYCRGGELDRAFGFFHEMIGKGIAPNTYTYTALICGLCRARRIDDAIDLFKEMVGKGVIPNEVTFNVMIDGYCKEGDITSGFQLLDEMLKSGLVPDTYTYRSLISGLCSAGRVYEAKNLVDNLHKENFEMNEMCFSALLHGYCKKGRVQDALCVYGEMLERQIKMDLVCYSILIDVTLKQNDRERLLLILKEMNHKGLKPDNVIYTSMIDAYTRAGNLKKASQLWDIMVSEGCEPNVATYSAFINGLCKLGFVNKAYIMYNKMLTNDTNPNQITYSSFLSYYTSIGNMDSALQLHKLMLKGGLANTVTFNILIHGFCKLGRIEAALELIGEMIESGIKPDCVSYSTIMYEYCKAGNMQEAFRIWDSMLSESLVPDAVAYNFLISGCRLSGDVEKAALLRDDMIRKGIENITIP, encoded by the coding sequence ATGGCGACGATCACCACAGCTCCACGAAGTAGACGACTACCCACTTTTCACATTTGCCGTAAACTTTTCAGCACGACTCAAGCTCTCAACAATGGCGAAAACCAAGAAGAAAATGGAGCTGAAATTGAATCGGCAATGGTGAATGATCTAACCTCTATACTCCGTGAAAAACCCCAAAATTCATGGAAAAACGCAATTGACAAATTCTCCTTGAATGGAAACCTCAAACTTCAACCTCGCCATGTCGAAAAATTATTACTCCAAAATTTAGATAACCCTAGATTAGCTCTTCGTTTTTTCAACTTCTTGGGTCTTCATTACAATTTTTCTCATTCAATTGCATCGTTTTGTATACTTGTTCATGCCCtagtaaattcaaatttattctGGCCTGCGTCTTCTCTTTTGCAAACCCTAATTAATCAGCACCATCGTCATTACCTTGATCCAACTCAGATTTTTTATGAGTTTTCTCGGGTGTTTAAAGATTTTGGGTTCTCTTCGTTTATGGGTTTTGATTTGTTGATCCAGAATTACGTGAATAGCAAAAGGGTATTAGATGGAGTTGTTATTCTTAAGCTTATGGTGGGGAATGGATTTGTTCCTGAGGTTAGAACTCTTAGTGCTTTATTTCATGCATTAGTTGGAATTCGACGATTTCGTGTAGCTATTGAATTGTTTGATAAGATCTTCAATGATTTTGATTGCATTCGTCCTGATGTTTATGTATATACTGCTATTATTCGTAGTTTGTGTGAATGTAGAGAGTTAGATAGTGCAATTGAGACCGTTCGTCATATGGAAGTGAGTGGGTGTGAGTTAAGTGTTGTACCATATAATGTGCTGATTCGTGGGttgtgcaagaaaaatagggttTGTGAAGGAATTGAAATTAAGTGTTCACTTGGTCAAAAGGGTTTGAGTGCTGATGTAGTTACATATTGCACGTTATTGCTTGGATTATGTCATGGTGGAGAGTTTTTGAGGGCGGTGGACATGACAAGAGAAATGGTGGAATTGGGTTTTGTTCCTAGTGAGGGTGTGGTTTCTGTTATTATTGAAGGGCTTAGGAAGAAAGGGAAGATAGATGATGCTTTTAATTTGGTTAATGAATTGGCCGGGCTTGCAGTCGTGCCAAATGTGATTGTATATACTGCTTTAATCAATTCTCTTTGGAGAGATGGTAAACTTGAACAGGCAGAGTCACTGTTTCAGAGTATGGAACAGAGAGGTTTGGCCCCAAATGAAGTTACTTTTTTGGCTATGATTGATTCATTCTGTAAGCAAGGAAGGCTTGATGACGCGCTTAGTTTACTTACTAAAATGTCAGATTCGAAAGTAAAAGTTACAGACTATGCTTACAATTCATTGATTCACGGGCATTGTAAGTTTGGGAAGTTGAACATTGCTGAGTTTCTTTATAAAGAAATGATGAGCAAGAAACTGGCACCAACTGTGGTTACTTATACATCCTTGATTAATGGATATTGCAGAGGAGGAGAGCTTGATAGGGCATTTGGGTTCTTTCATGAGATGATAGGGAAGGGCATTGCACccaatacatatacatatactgcACTAATCTGTGGTCTTTGCCGTGCAAGGAGGATCGATGACGCTATTGATTTATTCAAGGAAATGGTTGGGAAAGGTGTCATTCCTAATGAGGTGACTTTTAATGTTATGATTGATGGCTATTGTAAGGAAGGTGATATCACAAGTGGTTTTCAATTACTGGACGAAATGTTAAAAAGCGGCCTTGTTCCAGACACGTACACCTATAGGTCCTTGATATCTGGCCTGTGTTCCGCTGGCAGAGTGTATGAAGCCAAAAACCTAGTGGACAATCTTCATAAGGAAAACTTTGAAATGAATGAGATGTGTTTCAGTGCCCTTTTGCATGGGTACTGCAAAAAGGGAAGAGTACAAGATGCATTGTGTGTTTATGGTGAGATGTTAGAGAGGCAAATCAAAATGGATCTTGTCTGTTATTCAATACTTATTGATGTTACACTGAAACAGAATGATAGAGAAAGATTATTGCTGATCTTAAAGGAGATGAATCACAAGGGATTGAAACCTGATAATGTGATCTATACAAGTATGATTGATGCCTACACTAGAGCTGGAAATCTTAAGAAGGCATCCCAACTTTGGGATATAATGGTTAGTGAAGGATGTGAACCCAATGTTGCCACCTATTCTGCATTTATCAATGGCTTATGTAAACTGGGATTTGTAAATAAAGCATATATAATGTACAACAAAATGCTCACAAATGACACCAATCCTAATCAGATTACTTATAGCAGCTTTCTTAGCTATTACACCAGCATAGGGAATATGGATAGTGCTTTACAGCTTCATAAATTGATGCTTAAGGGGGGTTTAGCCAACACAGTGACATTCAACATATTGATACATGGGTTTTGTAAACTTGGTAGGATTGAGGCGGCGTTAGAGCTTATAGGAGAGATGATAGAAAGTGGTATTAAACCCGATTGCGTAAGCTATTCCACTATAATGTACGAGTACTGTAAAGCTGGTAATATGCAAGAAGCTTTTAGGATATGGGACTCTATGCTAAGTGAGAGCTTAGTTCCTGATGCAGTGGCTTATAATTTCTTGATATCTGGCTGCCGTTTGTCTGGAGATGTCGAGAAGGCTGCTTTGTTGAGGGATGACATGATAAGAAAAGGCATAGAAAATATTACAATTCCATAA
- the LOC130821183 gene encoding protein FAR1-RELATED SEQUENCE 11: MSVISLLELGCEKNMMSNQENRHSMVVFDEHSDHRSLSLDDSSSADDSPNENRLSLEHTNDSVPYIGQRFTSHDAAYEFYSEYAKRCGFSIRRHRTEGKDGVGKGLTRRYFVCHRAGNTPVKVASENKPQRNRKSSRCGCQAYLRISKTTELGLSEWRVTGFVNHHNHELLEPNQVRFLPAYRTLSDSDKSRIFMFAKTGISVQQMMRLLELEKCVEPGYLPFTEKDVRNLIQSFRKVDSVEDSIDLLRMCRNIKEKDHNFRFEYTVDSNNNLENIAWSYTSSVEAYEMFGDAVVFDTTHRLTAFDMPHGIWVGINNYGMPCFFGCVLMREENLRSLSWALKAFLGFMNGHAPQTILTDQNMCLKEAVAVEMPTSKHALCIWLIIAKFPSWFNAVLGERYNEWKAEFYRLYNLESIDEFELGWRDMVNSFGLHTNRHIINLFALRSFWALSYLRCHFMAGLTTSGQSKSINAFIQRFLSAQTRLAHFVEQVAVAVDFKDHAGKQRTMQQNLQNICLKTGAPMESHAASILTPFAFSKLQDQLVLAAHYASFEMEDGFLVRHHTKLQGGRKVHWNPREGIISCSCHQFEFSGILCRHALRVLSTGNCFQIPERYLPLRWCRVNSSATKLQCTLNDHGEKVQRLQSMVSMLVSESSKSKERLDLATEQVSILLSRVKEQQVSSSLVKIDTVTHGNFR, encoded by the exons aTGTCGGTAATTTCATTGCTTGAACTGGGTTGTGAGAAAAATATGATGTCTAATCAAGAAAATAGGCATTCTATGGTGGTATTTGATGAACATTCTGATCATAGATCTTTATCTTTGGATGATTCTAGTAGTGCTGATGATTCACCTAATGAAAATAGACTTTCTTTAGAACATACAAATGATTCTGTTCCTTATATTGGTCAGAGATTTACTTCACATGATGCTGCTTATGAATTTTATAGTGAATATGCTAAGAGATGTGGGTTTTCGATTCGGCGTCATAGAACTGAAGGGAAAGATGGGGTTGGGAAAGGGTTAACTAGAAGGTATTTTGTTTGTCATCGTGCAGGGAATACTCCTGTTAAAGTGGCTAGTGAAAATAAACCCCAACGAAATCGAAAATCATCTCGTTGTGGGTGTCAAGCATATTTGAGAATAAGTAAGACAACTGAATTAGGGCTTTCGGAGTGGCGTGTTACGGGTTTTGTTAATCATCATAACCATGAACTTTTGGAACCTAATCAAGTTCGATTCTTGCCTGCATATAGAACATTATCTGATAGTGATAAGAGCCGGATTTTTATGTTTGCCAAGACTGGGATTTCAGTGCAGCAAATGATGAGGCTGTTGGAGCTAGAGAAATGTGTAGAACCTGGGTATCTTCCGTTTACGGAGAAGGATGTAAGGAACTTGATTCAGTCATTTAGGAAAGTGGATTCTGTAGAGGACAGTATAGACCTTTTGAGAATGTGCAGAAATATTAAGGAAAAGGATCACAACTTTAGATTTGAGTATACTGTGGATTCAAATAACAATTTGGAGAATATTGCTTGGTCTTATACTTCATCAGTTGAAGCATACGAGATGTTTGGTGATGCTGTGGTATTTGATACCACCCATCGTTTGACTGCGTTTGATATGCCTCATGGAATTTGGGTTGGGATAAATAATTATGGTATGCCTTGTTTCTTTGGCTGTGTTCTTATGCGTGAGGAAAATTTGCGGTCGTTATCATGGGCTTTGAAG GCATTTTTAGGTTTTATGAATGGACATGCACCTCAGACGATACTAACTGATCAGAATATGTGTCTGAAAGAGGCAGTGGCTGTGGAGATGCCAACTTCTAAACATGCATTGTGCATATGGCTAATCATAGCCAAGTTTCCATCCTGGTTTAATGCTGTTCTGGGGGAACGATACAATGAGTGGAAGGCAGAGTTCTATCGACTGTATAACTTGGAGTCCATTGACGAGTTCGAGTTGGGTTGGAGGGATATGGTTAATTCTTTTGGTTTACACACTAATAGGCATATCATCAATTTGTTTGCCTTAAGGTCATTTTGGGCATTGTCTTACTTAAGGTGCCATTTCATGGCTGGATTGACAACCAGTGGGCAATCTAAGTCGATAAATGCTTTTATTCAACGGTTTCTTAGTGCTCAAACTCGGCTTGCCCATTTTGTGGaacaa GTTGCTGTTGCTGTCGATTTTAAAGATCACGCTGGCAAGCAGCGAACAATGCAACAGAATCTTCAAAACATTTGCCTAAAAACCGGTGCACCAATGGAATCCCATGCTGCCTCAATTCTCACACCCTTTGCATTCTCCAAGTTACAGGACCAACTTGTTTTGGCTGCTCACTATGCTTCGTTCGAGATGGAAGACGGTTTTCTTGTCCGACACCACACTAAACTCCAAGGTGGTCGGAAAGTGCACTGGAACCCGAGAGAAGGTATCATCAGTTGTAGCTGTCATCAGTTTGAGTTTTCAGGTATCCTATGCCGGCATGCTCTCAGAGTTCTCTCTACCGGAAACTGCTTTCAAATCCCAGAAAGATATCTTCCTCTGAGATGGTGCCGAGTCAACTCATCCGCTACTAAGCTCCAATGCACTCTTAATGACCACGGAGAAAAAGTTCAGCGATTACAGAGCATGGTATCCATGCTAGTTTCAGAGTCGTCTAAGTCAAAGGAACGCTTAGATTTGGCAactgaacaagtatcaattctTTTGTCGCGGGTTAAGGAACAGCAGGTTTCGTCCTCACTTGTCAAAATAGATACTGTTACACATGGGAATTTTCGTTAG